One window of the Saccopteryx bilineata isolate mSacBil1 chromosome 2, mSacBil1_pri_phased_curated, whole genome shotgun sequence genome contains the following:
- the KLF14 gene encoding Krueppel-like factor 14, whose translation MSAAVACLDYFAAECLVSMSAGAVVHRRPPDPEGAGGAAGLEVGAAAPLASALPGPGPPGPASVPLLPLVPAPSPGAGGAAPHLLAASVLADLRCSAGEGFGGNSGEVLRASPGSSGLTPCSGPTLGSELTPAGSPAQVCWPAHSSGEFEVPGAPAGSGASAGLGAAPGGAPGVGPAPATGPNPRRRPVTPAAKRHRCTYLGCNKAYYKSSHLKSHQRTHTGERPFSCDWLDCDKKFTRSDELARHYRTHTGEKRFSCPLCPKQFSRSDHLTKHARRHPAYHPDMIEYRGRRRTPRVHVEPANLVDDSSSVPGEEPSLTAGLSDSHCC comes from the coding sequence ATGTCAGCCGCCGTGGCGTGCCTGGACTACTTCGCCGCTGAGTGCCTGGTGTCCATGTCGGCTGGCGCCGTGGTCCACCGCCGCCCGCCAGACCCCGAGGGCGCGGGCGGAGCTGCAGGCTTGGAGGTGGGTGCGGCGGCACCGCTGGCGTCCGCTCTGCCGGGTCCGGGGCCACCGGGGCCCGCGTCGGTCCCCCTGCTGCCCCTggtccccgcccccagccccggcGCAGGCGGCGCCGCGCCCCACCTGCTGGCTGCAAGCGTCTTGGCTGATTTGCGCTGCAGCGCAGGCGAGGGTTTTGGGGGGAACTCGGGGGAAGTTCTGCGTGCCTCGCCCGGCTCCTCCGGCCTGACCCCGTGCTCGGGGCCCACCCTAGGCTCAGAGCTGACCCCGGCCGGCAGCCCggcccaagtttgctggcccGCGCACTCCTCCGGCGAGTTCGAGGTCCCAGGTGCACCAGCCGGCTCCGGAGCCTCTGCCGGGTTGGGCGCGGCCCCTGGAGGGGCCCCAGGAGTGGGCCCCGCCCCTGCAACCGGTCCAAACCCCCGTCGACGGCCAGTAACACCTGCTGCAAAGCGACATCGCTGCACCTATCTGGGCTGCAACAAAGCCTACTACAAGTCATCGCACCTGAAGTCCCACCAACGCACCCACACAGGTGAACGCCCCTTTTCATGCGACTGGCTCGACTGCGACAAGAAGTTTACGCGCTCCGACGAGCTGGCCCGCCACTACCGAACGCACACGGGCGAAAAACGCTTCTCGTGCCCTCTCTGCCCCAAGCAGTTTTCCAGGAGCGACCACTTGACCAAGCATGCCCGTCGCCACCCAGCGTATCATCCTGACATGATCGAGTACAGGGGCCGCCGTCGCACACCCCGCGTCCACGTGGAACCCGCCAACCTGGTGGATGACTCCAGCTCCGTCCCCGGTGAAGAGCCCAGCCTTACCGCCGGCCTGTCCGACAGTCATTGCTGCTAG